The Antechinus flavipes isolate AdamAnt ecotype Samford, QLD, Australia chromosome X, AdamAnt_v2, whole genome shotgun sequence DNA window GTTTTTCTTAATTGTCCACGGTGTTCTGAGTGCTCTTTGCCTTCCACTGCACAGCCTTTGGTGTCGCCCTCCTTGAGATGCCTTGGGGGAGGCCGGGCTCTTTTTGCTGAGGCCCAGGGTGGGAGCACACCTCATTTGCAAACTTGGCCCATGGGCAATACTCTGTGCCCCAGCACGGTGCCCAGAACAGGCGATGCTCAATTCTCATAGTTATCTAAACTACTCAAAGGCTTTGAGGACACgatgttgttgggttttttttgaaCAAGTGCACGTACTTCCAGTACAGAAATCCAAATGGTTACTGTTTGTATATTGTGTCCTTGCTCCAGCACAGTGGGACCGACTCGGGGCCCAAAGCACTCCAGCGGAGGGGAGGGCTGTAGCTGTGCAGGCCCCGGAGGCCTGCTGCAGAGCAGGGCCAAGTTGGGCCACAGCAGTGCTCAGGTCTGTTAAAGGCAGGAGAATTCGAGTCCTTCTGTCCTGGCACAGGAGGTATATTTCTGGACCCCATTGATGGGGGCTGAAGAGTAGGGAGAGATGCCAACTCCTAGGAGGCCAGTTAGAGAAAAGGGAGCCCTGGAAAGCAGAATGGCAAAAGGCAGGCCTGTTCTAGCTCACCGCTCACTATGATGTCAAACCGGCTGCCCTTCTCCACAAAGACCACCAAGGGGTGGCAACGGGCAGGAGGTGAGAGGATCTGAGAAGCCCCTGAGAATGCCTCTCATCAGACAAAGATTTGGCAGGGCGCCTCCCCTGCACTCCTGAGGCAAACAAAGGGGATGATGGCACCAAAGCGTTCCCGATGTTCTTGCTGCTGCTCAGGATCACCCTGTTTACACTGAGACACGGATCTGAACCGCTGAGGCTTGTTGgtaacctcccccccccctcctcctccgCAGATGTTCTGCTCCCGGAATCCCCAAGGTCAAAGTTGCCTATCGGCAGCCCTCGGGTCCCTTCCAACAGGGGCATTTGATGGGTGTCCTGCAACCTCCTCTCGAGCTCTGCCCCAAACAGATTCAAATGTCACTGGGAAACACGGAACGAGATCCATCCAAATCCAACGTGGCTGTTACCGTGTGGCTTTCTAAGTGTGCTAGGTAACCCACTTCTATTCGACTTGGACACCATTCTTCTAAGAGACCTTGAGGAACTCACCCTTCCAAGGCGATAGGGCCAGGAGTAACATCCCAGCCCCTCTTCACAGGCAGGGCCAGTCAGCTTGCCCTTAAATGGTACTGAAACATCCTCTAGGCCTGGTTAGTGGAAGGGTCCGAGAGCTGAGTCCACCATCCCCATTTCCTCATTCCCCGAATACAGAGCAGCCCCAAGAAGGGTCATgatgtaaagaagggaaagggacctgtatgtgcacaaatgtttggggcagccctctttgtagtggccagaaactggaagctgagtggctgcccatcaatcggagaatggctgaataaattgtggtatatgaatattatggaatattattgttcggtaagaaacgaccaacaggatgatacAGAAAGGTCTggggagacttacaggaactgatgctgagtgaaacgagcagggccaggagatcgttatatacttcaacaatactatgtgatgatcaattctgatggacgtggccatcctcagcaatgagatggaccaaatcagttccaatagagcaggaatgaactgaaccagctacatacaCCCAGGGAAGGAACTCTGGgggatgactaagaaccactacatagacttcccaatccctctatttttgtctgcctgcattttggatttccttcacaggctaattggacactatttcagagtccgattctttttgtacagcaaaataacagttaggacatgtatacttactgtatatctaatttatactttaacatatatgacatctactggtcatcctgccatctaggggagggggagggggaggggggaggaggggaaaaaatggaagaaaaggattggcaattgtcaatgctgtaaaattacccatgcacataacttgtagataaaaaactatgaaaaaatactaaagaaagaaagaagggtcATGATGGGCAAAGAAGCTTCACTTGACTCCAAGTCAACGCGCTGCTCTGGGGAATGGCCTCTTGTAGCGGCACAAATCTCCCTTGGTGAACTGGACCTACGCATACCTTTTTACTTTTAGTTTTCCAACGTCAGACCTAAACTAGCAGGTGCTGGTCCGAGAACTGGCCCGCAACAGCTTCATCTCCTACGTCCGGGTACGTCGTCTTCGCTTTCTTTGACAAAATTCTGTTCTTGGGCTTGATTTAGCTAATGGCTTACGGACGCCACTGGGTTTGAAGAAACAAAACCCAGGTTTGTGGAGCTAGAAGGAACTCTGGAGATGAAGTCTAAGCAGTTTGCTTGGCAGGGGGAAGGTCAGTGGAGCCCAGGTGGGAAAGCGTGTGCCCCAGGTAACAAAGGTGTTAAACGGAAGCTAGGTGTTCTTGCTCCAAAGCCACTGGGCCTCTCAAGCTCTAACGGGTCTGTATGTAGCCTCAGTGGTGCCATCAACCCCCTCGAGCAACTGCTGGCTTGCTTCACCATGACTTCTCAGGGCCCAGAAGGGTTACTGAAGTCGGGCTGACAAGAGCTTCATGAGCTCAATATCCCGGAGTCCACAGCAGGATTGCAGCCAGTGTTTAGAGTGACTTGACTCCATGTGAGTCAGTTCACTCCACTTTGGCTCAAGAGGGCAACAAACTTTCAGGTCTTTATTCCCATAAAGATGGGGTTATTGTGTTATAGTGAATATTATGTTACATGTTATGTGTAAATACATATgattatattaacatattatattaaaaatagggTTATCCCCATAATCCTAACctgaaatcacttaacctatggCCATCATCTCCTGGCTCTGGCACAGGCAGTAGGTGACGATACCGAGGCTGCCAGTGAGGTAGGGCCTGTCTCAAGCATCCTCCTCTTCCCAGTGTCCAGTCACATTTTCCCTCccatctcccttcccccctccttcccccccaggGATTCATCGGCAATACGTGACTCTCTTTTGGCCACGGCGACAGAAAAAAAGACACACATAGTTTTCAAAACCAGCTttaaatgaagagggagaaatcTGGTGACGAAAAATTGGAAGGGAGAAAGGGCCAGGTTGTttttttattgggggggggggttgtttggAGTTGGGGATGGGAGGTGGTGGTGTACGTGAACTGGAAGCCAACAATGACTTGGTCTCAATGATCTAATTTCTTGGGAAATTAGAAGGGGTCGATCCCACCCTCCAATCCAACCCTCATCTCTAGGAACGGCAATCCCTTCCCTGAGGTATGTCACACTCCCTGAGATGATGTGAACCCCCGACTATCCAGCCCCAATCTTGAGAGCAAAGCTGGGGGGTGGGGGCATTGAGGGCTCCCCTGCCTTGAAGCACCAGCTCAGAGAGGTAGTGTAAGTCAGAGTCCAGTTCATTCCCCCCAACACAAGGATCCAAGAGTCCCCCTGTTCTCCCCatattctcccctccccacccccccacggCCTGATGGCTTCACTGGTACTGTCCGTAGCCTGGGTAACTGGGGGGCGGGGCAGAACCTTCCTTGGGGGGCAGCTGTCCAGGATCTTCCAGGAAGGGGGGTGctggaaaaagacaaaagagggGAGAATGGTAGAGCTGAGACGCAGAAAAAGGGAGAGATCTGAAGCCAAAAAGAGAAATTCAGGAAGCAGAGACTAAGGCCCAAAACAGGACCagcaggagaaagggaggagcGATGGCCCCGGGACAAATACAGGAGCCCTTTGGCGAGATGGCAAGCTAAGACACAGATGTCAGAGTCAGAGTAGCCTGAGCAGAGGAAGGAGAGTGAAGGGGGTGGCAGGAGGCCTCCTCAGCAGGCCTTAGGAGATTGACTCACTGTTCCGGAATTGCTGGGCTGTGTAGCGGGTGAGGAGGATGCCCACACCTTCGATCAGGGCCAGCAGGATTCCTCCCATCATGGCCGATCCAACCATGGCCAGGGGCCCACCTGGACAACAGGAAGCGAGTGTGTGACTGGCCCGATTCCCTCAGGGCCTCTtgccctccccacctccccacaGTTCTAAGGCTGAAGACAAAAAGAAGTGATAGaagttggggagagggagggagggtggtTCAAGTCACTCACTCCGAGCTGCCAGCACAGCACCAGTGAGAGCCCCACTAGTGATAGAATTCCATGGGTCTTCTTTCCCACGGAGTCGGACGAGCCCACAATCAATGGTAGAGAACAGGCCACCCCAGACAGCAAAGCTACCTGGAAGAGGAGTTTTGAGGTGGTAGAGAGATGGTGAGCTTGGCATTTGGAACTTCCCTCACTGTGCTCTAAGCCTGACCAACTGTCCCCAAGTGCAGTCCCGCTTTTGGCATTTCCAGTCTGGGTTCTCTGCACTCCGCTCCATCAAGGCCCCTTACCTCCAATCTGGGGAGCCCGGATTCTCACTGCATTGATGCTACCTCGGAACCGGTGCCGGATGCCCTTAGGAGGGAACAGAGACAGGTCATGGACGGGAAAGTGAACAAGGGCCCCTCCGAACAGTGGCAAGggtcccctcccacccccagcttATGTGTGGGTGGGTAGAAGGTAGGACAACTAGGGGATCATGGGAGACAGGCCCTTTGGAGTAATTTATTGGCTTTCCTTCCCAACTCATTGGCATTTCACAggaaaggggaaactgaggcttaggggaCTCACTACTGGGGCATTGCGGAAGCCCTTGACAGCCTGGAAGACACCTCCCCCGATGACTCCCATGGTGAAGGCCCCACCGCAGTCATCCACAATCCTCCAGGGGCTGCAGAGGTTCGGACAGGGGGTGAGAGAAGTCTGAGGTGTGCTAGAAGAGTCCCCCTCCCCTTGCTCTCATCTCTGAAGGCCTCTGGGAGCATCCCCAGCagtgggaggggaggagaagagaggagaggggcagagccaagaggGAGGGGTCCCCCTAGTCGGGCCTGCCAGCTGCCTAGCCACAGCCCCTCCTTCCCACTTTGAGGAGTCCCagctccctctccccccctccccccctcccccccccccccctcccagaaCGGTCCGTCGCAGCCGTGGGGGAGCAGGAGAGGTCAAGAGCCAAGAGCAGCCGCGAGCCCTCCCCCTCTCCGCCTCTAATAGAAAGGTCTCGGCCCAGGCCTGGGACAGGCCAAATGTGGCGCCGCCGACGGGGGGAGGGGCTAGCGATGAAGGCCAGACTCCCCCTACTTCGGGGCTTCAAATGTCGGCCCCGTCTCTGCCTCTCGCTCACCCTACTGCGTACCAGGGCTCACGTGCGTACTCCTCCATAGCCCCCTAGCTCAAGCGCCTCCGTCAGGATCCGGGATGCCCACTCCGAAGTAGACCGTCCCACCCAGGAGCCTCGCAACTCGCCCCTCTCTCCGACTCCTCCCCCCTTCCCGCCTCTTTCTGCACTCCACCCCTAAGACCAGGAGAAGGGACGCTGATGTTGCTGGACGCTTGCGCAATCTATCACCCTCCCCTGTGTACTAAAGGGTTGCCGGGGCAACTATCCCGCACGTTTATTGGCTGCTTTTTCCCTTGGCCCCTCCCTAATGTTCCTCTGCGCGTTTAGTCATAGGTCGTCTTAAGAATCGAAGAAGAAAGAAGCGCCTTCTGCGCGCTCTCACAGGCTACCTGCCCGTGACACGTGACGAGAGCGCCGAGGGGAAGGCCGAATCCGAACAGGTGCGGGCGAAGAAACCTCCCGGAAGCGAGGataaaggggggggagggaggcgcGTAACTGCTGCACTCTCTCATTGGCTGACGAGCGCGCACATGCGCACAACTGGTAGGGCTTGGGGCGGGCTGGACCTGGAAGGTCCTAGCTATCAGCCCGTGAGCCACggtggggggtggggaaaaggccGAGGTGGAAGTGACGTCACCGCGGCGACTGGACCCGGTAGCTTCTCCCCTAGAACGCAGGCAAGAAAGGCCGGTCCCTCTGCGCCACCTCTGTTCTACCGGGCTTGAGTGGGCGGACCCGCCGAGCTCCCAGATCGCCCCGAACGAACGAACAGCAGTCGCGAGGCCTAGTCATGCCGCTTCCGGTGGCCCTTCAGTCCCGCCTGGCCAAGCGCGGCATCCTCAAACACATGGAGCCCGGTGAGGCGGCGCTCCGCGGGGGTCACCGGCCAGCCCTTCCCCCCCAATCCTCCTGTTCCCGGGGTGGTGGGGGAGGGTGACGGAGGGCACTGCCAGCCCTCTCCTGACCTCAAATCGGATCCCCGCAGAGCCAGAGGAAGAGATCATCGCCGAGGACTACGACGATGACCCCGTGGATTACGAGGGGACCAGGATTGAGGGCCTGCCTCCCAACTGGTACAAGGTGTTCGACCCAGTCTGGTGAGCCCCACTCTGAGAGACAAGAGGCGTCCATAAGGGCAGTCGGGTGGTCGGGCCTCGAAAGGGCACTGAGGAGATTACCAGTAGGAGGGGGGAGGCTTTGAGGGGGTCCTCTCCCAGATGCCCGGGGCTCACTTTCAAGGCTTCTTGCCCAAACTTTCAGTGGCCTTCCTTACTACTGGAATGTGGAGACCGATCTCGTGTCTTGGCTGAATCCCCATGATCCCAGCTGTGTCATCACCAAGGCAGCCAAGAAACTCAGAAACAACTTGGGTAAGCCCCTTGCCCCTCCCCAGGCCCGCGTTTGGTAAGGGAGAGGATGTTTTCTTGATCCTATTGATTCTTGGCTTTGGTGCCTCAGATCTAGAAGATAAGATGGACCGCGGCTATGACAAGTCGGAAAGGGAAGAGATGAAGGAACGGCGGTATCACCGAAGGGAAGAGTTGGCCCCCTACCCCAAGGGCAAGAAAGGTGGGTGTTGGCATGAATGCGGCCCCGCACTGGAACGTCCCCCGCCAACGCTAGAGCTCTAGAGGTGTTCTCTGGGCCGGGTTCTAGCCTTGCTGGCAGCTCGTGGCCTTTCTCGGATTAATCGGAGCTTTAGACGTGGAGACGAAACCCCCAATGGTCAGGGTTCTCAAGTTGCTCGTAGTCTACTGTGATGATAGGATACGTAGAGACAGCTAGTCACCAGAGAAAGCTAGAGGGAGCATTTAGCACCTGCTACAAGCAATAACTT harbors:
- the TIMM17B gene encoding mitochondrial import inner membrane translocase subunit Tim17-B — protein: MEEYAREPCPWRIVDDCGGAFTMGVIGGGVFQAVKGFRNAPVGIRHRFRGSINAVRIRAPQIGGSFAVWGGLFSTIDCGLVRLRGKEDPWNSITSGALTGAVLAARSGPLAMVGSAMMGGILLALIEGVGILLTRYTAQQFRNTPPFLEDPGQLPPKEGSAPPPSYPGYGQYQ
- the PQBP1 gene encoding polyglutamine-binding protein 1, which gives rise to MPLPVALQSRLAKRGILKHMEPEPEEEIIAEDYDDDPVDYEGTRIEGLPPNWYKVFDPVCGLPYYWNVETDLVSWLNPHDPSCVITKAAKKLRNNLDLEDKMDRGYDKSEREEMKERRYHRREELAPYPKGKKASRKDEELDPMDPSAYSDAPRGTWSTGLPKRNEAKTGADTTAAGPLFQQRPYPSPGAVLRANAEASRAKQQD